The genomic window tgtctgtttatttgtgttaacTGTTAATTTATCTCCACACTGTCTCATTCATCGGTTAAATCCTCAGATGTAGGCAGTTGCAAGACGATCCACTTTGAGCTGCGTCTGTAGCTTCATGTTTTTACCAGATTCCTGTAAATCAAACAGCAGCTCGAGATCTTCTCACACCTGGGTTGAGTTCTACCTTCAGGTTTGAGACCTCGTTGGTCCTTTGACAATAAGAAGTTTTAACTGACTCGGCGTCTAAACAGCATTTTGTGATTTACATAATTCTACCGACTGATTCCACGTAATTCGAGCTCCTCAGCAGTTTTCGTTGACAGACGGGAGAAAGTGTCAAAGTTAGTTttcacagcagctcagtgtttaCCCTCTCAACGTGTCGACAAACATTTCACACTGAtaaacacagctacacacaggGAGCTGGTACAGTGACAcactttgcttgtgtgtgtgtgtgtgtgtccacgtccACTTAAACAAGACGAAAAAAATCTCATGAGAAAATcagcattttaaatattgatcagctttaaaagtgttttgttttaatgctctGGAAACCGATTTCCTGCAGGAGGTTGTTTTTACATGATACCGTTTAAATCaattaacaataaaatataaaaaaattggtATATTAagcaaaaaaaattatttaaaaaacacataatttcagcacttttatcgtTTATGATTTGTTTACTTAAAGAACCTTTTAGTTAAGGTTGAACAGATTATAGAGATATTAagaatcccccccctcccccccagcagcagcagggagtcGGTGGCACCTCTGGCTAATCCGCCACGTCAGGGATATTAGCATCACTCGCGTTATTTCAGGTTTTTGGCAATAACTGACTCGTCCCTGCTCCGACCACTTAGCTTGATTTCCCTCGCTCGTTCCCCGGTGTCCCTCACGTGTAATGAAGAGAGCCGTTAGCGCCCGGCTGTGAAAGCCAAAGCGACGGCGAACAGCCCGAGTCTGGACGTgtgcagggagagaggaaaatgtGGGAGGACTGGTGAGATGCGTAACGGGGCAGCTGATGAATCCCTCCGCCGCGGTTCAGAGTCCAGACTCCTCAGGTGTGACGCTGACGAACGACCGGTGAAAATCAAAGAGAGGCTTTCAAGCGATGAGGGATTTGAACCCTGGATGTTTGCCACAGTCGCACCAACGACCCACACATATTTTCATATGAGTTATATTCAGCTTCTCTTTGAATCAGGTCTGAATCTGATCATTTTACTGATGAAATAAATCcagttttttaaatttcacccttaaaacaacaataggattttttagcttttttccttttttatcgTCATTTCAAACGGAACATTTTTGGGTTTGGTGAGAAATTTGAAAACCTTCAAACTGAGCCTAGACAGCCGACACAGTGAAAGAGCAGGTTCTGAATTTAATAGGATTCCCTGTGTCGATGAAATTTGTAATATCGGACTTCCTCCTGCTCGGTTGTACGAGTGtcgctctccctctttctctcctccgtcactctctctctctccctcgggGAATCACTTCCATCTTTTCCCGAGGCTCGGTGAAGCACAGGTGTGTCTTCATCTGTTCCTCTCGGCctgtctttccctttctcttttcacCCTTTAACTTCTCCTCAATTGTCTTCCTCCCCctgcctcagacacacacaggtttattcagtccttctcttcctgctctctgtcGTTTGACAACCTTAAGGCAGCAACCTGCTCGCTCTGTGCAGCACCTGCTGCCTCACTAATTGAACcagcagagagaaggaagaaatgactgaggaagaggaggaggaagagtggagcGATGGTgggatggaggaaggagagacaTGAACAGACTGTCTTGATGAGTGTGGCGGGGCCAgcacacttcctgtctccctctcctctctcacacacacacacacactgcagtgccATCTGTAGCCCTgctaataacacacacacacacacacacacacacacacacacacacacacacacacggtgtaGAGATGAACTCGCTCTGAACTGTTGGACGTCCACTGCTTCCTCTGCTCACTGTCAACAAAGCCAGAAActtgtgccttttttttctgcttgttATCTCCTCCAACTCCAcagcaacactcacacactctcaccagcacacactctcacggacacacacatcacactcgCCTTTCCTTGAACCCGcgagcagcagcttgttgtgtCATCTTCTGTCGCTCTCGCCCGTAGTTGTGACCTCTGTTGTCTCGATGTGTCATCTCTCAAATggccttttcttcttcttcttctaattcTTCTGTTTCTGAATGTGTTTCCTCTCTCGCCCACAGAGGAGCATCGCCTACCTCTTCCCCTCTGGCCTGTTTGAGAAGAAAGCTCAGCCCCTCATGAAGGTACGATGGTTCTTAATCAAATAACCACAGCTTGTTGTCTACGCTCATATTTACCTGCTGATATGAAACCACATATTATAAATAACTTCAGGTTTGATTCTTCACTCTGACTCTTTTGTTTTCCAGCATCCAGATGAGATCTTTCCGAGGCAGAGAGGTAAGTACCGTGTGTATAAGTCGTAGTAGTAAGTGAGTACATGTTGTGTAGAAGTACtcagctgctcctgtgtttACAGCCATGCAGTGGGGAGCAGACGGTCGGCctttccacttcctcttctACACCGGGAAACAGTCGTACTACTCCCTGATGCATGTGAGTACTGCAGGTGTGAGGTGGAGGTTAATCTTCATCctgctcctcacctcctcttctctcctgcctcctgcacccGAGGGTCATTTCTGATTCAGAGGAGAGAGTTGAGAGAAGGTAGCAAGGCCCCAGAGGGGGGGGCAGTGTCCGACCCTCTTCCTACACACGGCTGGATGAAGCCGGGGTGAAAGAGAGGTGGAAgattagaggaagaggaggaggaggaggagatgatgaaggGGTCAGAGGTTGTGAGGGGAGAAGTTAATTCTCACTCTTTTTCAAGTCACCTCAGAAGAAATTTGTCTTTATAACTTTATCTGTCGATCAAACTTTATTTCTTTGgattcttttcttctctgtgacTTGAAATCATTAAAAGTGATCAGCTTTACAAAGGTGAGAAATCAgttcataaatataaatgagcaaaataaaaaactgggGGAagcctttaaaaaacatgtttgaggAGTGACACGTCTTTGTCCCGCCACCGggagcagctcctccactgggatctggaggaagaggggtgggggggctgaggaggaggaggaggaggaggccactCCCTTCACACTGCTCGCCACCCCTGAGCgaccctcttcctccctcttcctccctcttcctccctcttctcacTCAGCTCTTTGCTTCCTGGTTCACAGATGTGTCAAATATAAGAGCTGAAGCACAAAGATCTGAAAGTTAGACCGAGctcacacatctcacacacacagacacacacacacacagatagacacacactcCTTTGGTTTAAATGGGGATGTCAGCCATGACTGCTCGATCCCCCCCGTCTTGTGTCGCTCTCTTCTtgtaactctctctctcacgtcAGGAGCGttgccagcagggggcagtggtGTGTGAGCCGGGCTCGCCGGTCGGCTGCCCTCGGGTTCAGCCGGCGTCGGCACATTAACCTGCTCGCTGCTCCACTGAGCCCTTTATGGCCACGACCGCGGGGGAACCTGCACACGACACCCCCTTCACTCTCCCTTCCTGTGCACaggaagtaaacacacacacacacacacccagataCTGGCCCTCGCCTCCTCACGCAGCCGATCCATGGGAATTATTTCTGGCCTTTGTCGGACCCAGTGTTTGTAACTGAAGCTTCTTATCCGAGGCTGCGTCCGACTCCTCCAACTCCTCCcttctgttattttttcagattttctattacatcgtttttttttctgcagagaaAATTGGTTTTTGCTCGATGTTTGCTTTTTTtcggctcccccccccccccaaaccccacACCCACATACCCCCACCCCCTGAGGCCACCGTACCCCTGTGTCGCTGGTCGGAGTGGCAGCGGATTAGCCACACTCTATCAAGAGGGAATTAAACAAACATCTGGTGAATAATTGACAGGGAAATGAGTTCTCACCCAGGCGCAGGGAGGCtgaggtgtgggggggtgggtggagggggggtgcgCCTCAGGGACGTGAGCGGCATGCTCGGCTCGTTCACTGAGCTCAGATCTGGAGACGCCTCCTGATTGATTCAGttagaaaagcagaaaatgttCAGCGTTAGATTGTTTTCAGTGAGTTTGGATCTAATGAAatgtgaagagagaagagaatcAGCCTGAAATGATACGAGACAGAGAAACGTCTCCGTGGGAGAAGCTGGAGACGTTTCTGCTCTGAAGCTCCGCCTCTTTAAAGCTCAGAGTCCTCTAACCTTTTCTCTGTCATCATTAAAGTTATTGTTGTTTATCTCGTTTCTTCAGGAAACGTATGAAAAAATCCAGAACTTAGAGAAACACCAAGATCGTCTGAGAGCGAAGGGACTTTTCTCCCAGGACACGAAGAGGATGTAAGTTTCTGATCATCAGCttttgtttgatctgtgtttCACGTGAAGTAGAAATGAtcttttattcaatatttagtttatttaaactctgtgtttgtggggCTCAGCTCTTTAGGAACCAGCCGCTGGCTCACGAAGGACGAGGTGGACGTTCTGCTGGTGGAAACCATCTCCACTCACGATGTAAGAgacattaccccccccccccccctccgtcccccactcctcgtcttcatcctctttATCTAACCGCGTCCTCCTCTTCAGTACAATCGCTTCATCCAGCTGATGGAGCGGCTGCTGTCCATCCCTTACTGCGCCGGGGAGGAGGAGTTCGTCCTGCGGTACCGCCGGCAGCTGGAGGCCCAGTCCAGGAAGCAGATGGTGCCCACGCTGGAGAGGGACGACCGCGGCGTGGCGTTCAGCACGGCAGAGGGTACACGCACGTCTTTAGGATGGTTTGAATGGTGCATGTGAAGTTTACCATGAACATATGAGaaactttgagtgtgtgtgtgtgtttttgtgtgtgtcctcaggacGCAGGAAGACGTCCACCTCCTCAGTCGTCCTCCGAGACTGCGGCTCCGGACGCGTCACCGTCAACGGGCGAGATTACCTCGACTTCTTCTCCGTGCTGcaggacaggtgagagagagagagagagagagagagagagagtcagacacacaaaccgaTTCCTCCTGCAACACCGACACTGTTTCCTTTAAAAATGCACAACGCGCTGtgctccactcccccccccccgaaaaattAAAAAGCAGCTTTTTCACTCTTCACAGCATCGCCtggtttttcttatttatctcTTTGTAGTAAGTTAATTACACAGttgagtgattgtgtgtgagtgtgagtgtgagtctgtgtgtgtgtgagtgtgtccggAGCTGGTGTTGTCACGCAGTGTGAGGACGGGCTGTAATTGGAGCAGAGAGGTGACAATTGACTTTGTCAGCAGCCAACGGCCATTCAGCCAGAGACGCCAtccagaacacagacacacacacacacacacacacacacacacacacacacacacaaccacgcaCGGCCTTATCCTCTTCCTGCTGAGTCAGACGTTGCTCAGTAATGTGCGGAGGTGAGATTGTTAGAGAAGCTTTGCCGGATCCTCGTCCGAGCACTCGTCCAATCAGACGTGAGGAGAGCCTCCGCTGTTGATATCTGTTCGAtgacacacactcctgctccgCCCGCTCAACCCCCGTCTTTCACCCGGCGCTTTATCTCCCGGTCATTTTCTCCTTCCCTCACCTCGCCGCCTCCAGGGAGCAGCTGATGTTCCCGCTCCAGTTCACGGGCATGCTGGGACGCTTCGACCTGGAGTGCACCGTGAGCGGCGGCGGCAGGTCCGGCCAGGCGGGGGCGCTGCGGCTCGCCGTCTCCCGGGCTCTGCTCAGCTTCCTGTCCGAGGGCGACGTGGAGACCATGAGACAAGGTGGAGCTCCTTCTATTCTTCTTCCCTTTTCctcattgtttttcttcacactcttctccttcctcttcctcctgacaTGATCTCAAGAGGCTGAATTAtatctaataaataataatcctctcctcttcctccctccctccctcctcctgtttcCAGCCGGCctgctgacccctgaccccagagtgagggagaggaagaagccGGGACAGGAGGGAGCGAGAAAGAAATTCACCTGGAAGAAacgctgaggaagaggaggaggaagaagattgAACCAGAACTCTAATAAGAACCATTCCCTCTGATGTCTGGTGATAACGGGACCGTGTATTTCACCTCCTGAAACGACCACGAGCAGAACGTCCTCACACGTCCTCACTCTGCCGCCATGTTTGAGATGCAGCCATCACTCAACTGGCTGCAGTGTGCTCCTtcagccactagatggcagcatttgtCAAGGAATGAAGAAGCTGATGGAgtaaatgaatcaataaattaaGTTTTTCATATAAAAACGTGTTTTTTCTTTGCGTGTTGtttgtaaatattatttattcagAATGTGATGTTATATTTTAGATCAACTTTCTTAATGATTATAGAATTTTAGGCTCaattagaaatgtattttaatgcatGAATGTTTTTGTTAATCTCTGAGGAATCAGTTCTTTTAATGTTCAGTTTTCTAACAAAGGGTCAGACATGTTATTCCCTGTATTCCTCTCTCTTGCCTACATTGCCCACAATGCAGCACAGGccatatttattcaaatttgatcTCAGTCCCTTGGCATCAGTTTAAATAATTCACAAAACAATTTAGCAAAAACACCATACATTCTGTTTCCAGCTTCTCACATGTGAAAGTTTTAGTTTAGTACGTTTTCAATAATTCTGAACTGAAACGTTGAcgtttatttaatcttttaaaaattTCTTCACTGAGGAACCAAAACCACactggaaacaccaatgagtttttataataaatatcgTTTTAAAACCTGGGAAGGAAACTTGGAtggttgtttttcctgctgGTTATTGAGACTAGAATACAACTTTCCTATGAAACATGAAACCAGATCTGAAAAGTGATTTTATTGTGATAAACTTTCAAAAACCTGCAAGAATTCAGATTTACTATTAGTTGTAATGACCAGTTTCAGCCACTAGGTGTCTCTAGAGCAGCACACACGCAGCCCAGGTGAGTCTCACCTGCTGCTCCGCTCATCGATATCAGTGATCGATTGTTGTGACTGATCCTGAATCATCGATGTGATCATTGATCTCCTCATCCATCAGCTGGAGCTGTAATCAATGTGCGGGGCTGGGACACGTGTGCGTGATGTGCGGTGCAGGGGGGGCGGAGTCTGCGGCTTTACACCGGCTGACGGTGCACGCTCAGCGGATCATTCTTGAATCCTCAGCCGCTGATCACCTGCTACACGCCGAAGAGAAGCGGTCGCAGCCCGGACACAACGCTCCGAGCTGCCGGTGTTCGTCATGGAGGTGCTGCCGGCCGCGGGGCTGCCGGAGCTGGACTGCAACAGCAACTGTCTGCCGCCGGAGCTGGaggtgaagaagctgcagcagctggtccGGAGGCTGGAGCTGCAGAACGAGCAGCTGCGGGCGAGCGGCTGCTCCGCCGGGCCGACCCCGGGATTCGGGCTTGGGAGCCCCGGTGCGTTCCGCCTGCACGGCCCGCTGCTCGCCCTGCGGTGCCACTCGCCCCCGGAGGAGCCTTTCGACTACTTCCAACCGCACGGAGCCGGGGACGGAGCCTCCGAACCGGGGGAGGACGAAGCGGAGCCGTCGGTGCTGGacgagctggagctgctggacctgGAGGTTCTGTGCtgcccggaggaggaggaggaggagacgtggtGAGTGTTCGAACCCCAACCTGTTGTTCCTGCAGGAGGGTGGTGCTGCACGCTCCTGCTGCAcatctgcaccacacacacacatctggaggACAATGAGGAAGATGTTTTCAGGCCTGAaccaaagtgtgtgtctgtctgtgtgtctctctgtctgtgtgtgtgtctgtgtgtgggtgtgttagtgtgtgtgtcaggctgaTACAGGCCTCAGCTTCCTCTATATACTCTCAGCCTTTTATTCTCTGTGCAGATGTTACAACACATCTGGCTGCTGGTTATTCTGTCAGATTTAGATtcatattattatcataaatcaaattatctgttaaggtggaaaaaaaattcactgATGCACAAAATAATCTTACTATactcttgggggggggggggtgtatgtaTCGGGGTCATCAAGGGGCCAcagtttacacagaggggccaattataggTCCAACAGtctttcctttgtttactgtcgactctccagctctgaggaaaacaacacaaactctcaTATTTGTTGTCCTGGTCTTGAAGTTCTTCAACTGGAACTATTCTACATTTCCAGATCTATCAACCGTCAGTCTACTGTTTAATAAACCACTGATTCCCTCTATAAACTCACGAGCAGATTCTGTGTCTTCATCTTTTATTTGCAGGTTTGTGTCCAGTTGTCACACGTCTCCTCCCGAGTGCAGgagtgtgagttgtgtgtttgtcatctcACCTGATGTCAGGGAAGCTTTTCATCTATAATTCAGCTGCTCTATGTTCCTGCAGAGTAAAaacaaggaggaggatgaagaggaagaggaggatgaggaggagttcTGTCAGAATAATCTGATGCACTTCATCTGAGCAGagccgctcctcttcctcatcccctCCAGCCTCAGAGAGATTCATGTCGTCTTCCTCTGGGTTTAATGTTCTGTTTGCTGGaaactctgcagcttctctgggAAGTTCTGTGCAAACATTCCTGTTCCATCGAGGAGAAATTCTAAAACagacttctcctcctctgtcgtTCATCTGATCCCgaagctgctgcagcatcagAATCAGACATTCTAACAGTCGGACCTCCTCCCTGCAGGTTGTACGAGTCGCCGAAGGCCGTGGAGCTGGGAGTCGACTCGCTCAGTCCTCTGCAGTGGAGCCGTCACGTTCTGGACCGACCCAAGACCGAGGTGGAGGCCGCCCGGCGATCACTGTCCCTGCGACTGGAGCAAGGTACGAGTTCAGTGTGAGATGAACAGACACCTCAGATTGTTCTTGTTTCCTGGTCTCAGATCAGAGCTGCTGCGGAATGCTCTAACTTAGAACTCCGACATGTTTCCAGGGGGCTGCAGGAAAAGTTGTGGGAACATCTGGAGTATCTGAcatgtgtgttctcacattcagcTCCTCTGGATCATTCCAGGAACTCAagttcatgtctggaaacgGCTCCAGAGATTTGTTTCACTCGTCGGATCGACTTCCTCTCAACAATGTGACTAACGAGGATGAGCAGGACGTTAATCTGACCTCGGAGCTCTGAGCCGATCAGGTGGAGGTCAGCTGACCTGCGGCTGCTGCCATTAATTACACAAAACATCTCCGAGCAGCAGGAAGCGGAGACTCCGAGTCGCTGCAGATTCCAGACGAGTGGAAATCGATGTTGTGTCTCCTCGCTTGAGTTCAGTGTTTTCACGGTTTCTTCATGAGCCTGAATCGATGGTCTAAAAATAGGTTTCTTGGGATGTCGCAAGATTATTGACAACAAAACGTGGAAAAGAGGCGATTAGGGTTATTGATCCAGACGTCAACACACCTCtgtagactgtgtgtgtgtctgtctgtgtgagtgtgttgaggCCTTTGCATGAATCAAGGCTCCCACGGCCTCAGCTTAACACCCTGAAGCCTTTAATGAGCTGgactcacgtgtgtgtgtgtgtctgtgtgtgtcaggtgttcAGAGAGAATGAGGCTCTGTGTGAGTTGTGTTACTGATTGTTGTCTCATGAGTTGTAGGCACAATCAGTGTGAAACCCACAGTTGGTAGTTTTCcaggtttcttcttctcctgatcTTCACTCGTGACTCTGAAGTTCCTTCGTCTCCGTCGCACTCGACAAAGATCTGAAATGTGATTAATGGTGAGATTCCAGATCCACTGGTCCGAAGCTGCACCAGTAGAGTGAAGGATCTGCAGACTGGGTCGGGCTCTACTGGTATCTGGGTCACAGCcgtcgacctttgacctctgaggtGGCTCCAGCTGTGCGGCTCGTCGCCCGGAACTTCGCTTCATCACGTAAAGCTGCAGAGGACTCCTCCCACCAGCTTGGCAGGCCGCCTCCCACCgcctccatctccccccccccccccccccccctccgcccgAGGTTCAGaacagagaggatggagagctGTTGCCAGGGAAACGGTTTACATGAAAGGAATTCCACCCCCCCTCATAGCTTAGTGTCTTCTATTCACATCGACAGGTATCAAGAGAAACCCTcctcctacacacagacacacacacacacacacagtttaatatgaaaaacacaacgcTGCACATCTGTATTCGTCCttgttttcatcacatcaaaGTTTCTGCTCTGCTTCTATGAATAGAAACCGAGTTGTgcacatgagtgtgtgtctgtgtgtgtgtacagctcCGTGTGTGAGCGGCTCTGTTGTGTTGAAAACGTCTTTGTCCTCGGAGCTGAAACATGATGAATAGAGCAGTTAGTGACAGACACATCGTGGTGaggtaactgtgtgtgtgtgtacacattgtgtggatgtgtgtgttactgtgtggccgtctttgttgttttttgcgaGCGTCATCTGAAGCTTCGTCgctatgtttaatatttatttagtttaaagtATCTTAATATGAAATCCTCTTGTTCCCTCGTCAGTCTCTAGGTGGCGTAGCAGCTTGTCCAGCCCCTCCCACTCCTCCCCAGGCCCCCCCCTCAGTCGGGTGGCCGGCGTGTCTCCCATCAGAGCCCCCCCCTGCTCCACGCCCCTGTCGTCTGAGCGCCACGGTAACCACGCTTCTCCAACACCAGAGAATATCAagtttataataattaaatataagaaTCTTTGTTGTTTATGATCCAAagtgcctcctccctcctccctctcctccccagctccctccctctcctccccgctCCACCGTGTTCTCCATCGGACGCTGAGTCCCGTGGGGAAGGAGTTCTCCCCCCTCGCCGAGCGCACCCCCACCTTCCTCCCCCACCTGGCAAATTCAAGTAAGACGCGGGTTCCTCACATATTAATATAAACCATGTGACGGATTCATGTGAATTATTAGTGATGGAAACAACGACACAGAGCCAGACTCATCagagggcgagggagagagggggagagagagagagagagagcctcaggGTCCATTGGAGGATTTTTAGCCTCAGGTTTATTTCCATAACACAATTCCCACAATTCTCTCTGCTTGATTCTTTATGCAAACTTTCACGTATCTAAATTAATCACCGATAGGATATtgtttagaaacacatttttaacataACTCCAACAAACTATTGCTTTTActggtttttaaatatttaaataactcCAGACGTCAGTGTTTATAGGTTTAAGACCCGGGGACTTTAAGTGTAGAAAGACGTTTGTGACTCTTGTGTTAGTTGAGGTCAAAAGAAAAGACCTGAGACGGAAGAGAAGCTTTAGACGTGAGGCCGACGTCATTAGAATCATACGACTGATGGgaggattattttatttgagaTCTGAGGCGGATCAGGAAGTGAGGAGCGGATGGAGAAACCTCTCCGTTAATATCTCTGCTGCTTAAAGAGCTTAATAGTTCTCCGTCAGTCTGAATCCTCCATCGTGACGTAGAAGTCAGGGAACATGAGTCCCACAGTttcctttgtgtctcttttcctctgaaGTCCTGAGACGCTCGGTCCTCAGTCCCCAGTCGTCCATGGACAGTGACCTCGGGGCCTCGGAGGACGAGTCCCTCACTCTGCACGGATACAAACTGCACGACCTCACCGACGTGCAGGTCATGGcccggctgcaggaggagagtgagtctcaacagaaatacacatctctctgttctgtgttgtgttgttactgtcggtgtgtgtctgtcacttgAATTCTTCTCACCTTGTGTCTTTATTGTGTCCCTGCTTCTTTCTAATGTTTTAACATTTGGCTCCAGATCTCAGAGCTCATCGCTACTTCAGCTTCATTAACCCCAGGAGgtgataaagtgtgtgtgtctgtgtgtgtcctgtgtgtgtgtgtgtgtgtgtgtttgtgttgcacgcCGGGCCCTCACATCTCACCCCCGCAGGTCTAAGGCAGGACTACGCCAGCACATCGTCCACCCTCGCCAACCGCCGCAGCCAGAGCTTCACCTTCCAGCTCAGCCAGCTCAGCGCCGGCCTcgacctggaggaggaagacgaggaggacgacGAAGACTACGGCCTCCTGCCCCCCCCGCAGGCGCGCCTCACCCGCCTGCCGCACTCCCACACCTTCTCCAGCATGCGAGACTGGCGAAGAAGCACCACGTCCCtgtccacccccccctccacgcCCTCCACGCCGCCGCTCCCTTCCGCCGGGTTCGCCTTCCAGCCACTGGTCCCGTCCCAGCTCCAGGGACTGGGAGCCGGCAGCTTCTGCACCCCCGAGCCTCTGGGCTTCCGATCAGGATCAGGTAGGTTCCGTCTCGCCAGCTGATCCAGAAGCAAATCGACCAATCAGGTCGTGGCTGTGATCAGCACTAATGACTCATCTCTGTTTCTATGTTTACgttgtgtatttgtacatttgtgtgCGTTGTTGTGTGCGACAC from Platichthys flesus chromosome 22, fPlaFle2.1, whole genome shotgun sequence includes these protein-coding regions:
- the LOC133933614 gene encoding SLAIN motif-containing protein 1-like isoform X1; this translates as MEVLPAAGLPELDCNSNCLPPELEVKKLQQLVRRLELQNEQLRASGCSAGPTPGFGLGSPGAFRLHGPLLALRCHSPPEEPFDYFQPHGAGDGASEPGEDEAEPSVLDELELLDLEVLCCPEEEEEETWLYESPKAVELGVDSLSPLQWSRHVLDRPKTEVEAARRSLSLRLEQVSRWRSSLSSPSHSSPGPPLSRVAGVSPIRAPPCSTPLSSERHVPPPSSLSSPAPSLSSPLHRVLHRTLSPVGKEFSPLAERTPTFLPHLANSILRRSVLSPQSSMDSDLGASEDESLTLHGYKLHDLTDVQVMARLQEESLRQDYASTSSTLANRRSQSFTFQLSQLSAGLDLEEEDEEDDEDYGLLPPPQARLTRLPHSHTFSSMRDWRRSTTSLSTPPSTPSTPPLPSAGFAFQPLVPSQLQGLGAGSFCTPEPLGFRSGSDKLRRSMPNLVRAPSMPSVPIPTNPSASPCLLRNSLSFDSSSGLARLQSSIPSPGLLQHRVQSVGNFLSLSRQPLKATAYVSPTIKGSASTGLQPPSGSGGSNSWGNSGIPLFSKSAAGGGTPTSTPGTPRSSLPRPASFLGATSSTPRSKVALPARSLLTPPKSLSTFSALRDGTWRDGCY
- the LOC133933614 gene encoding SLAIN motif-containing protein 1-like isoform X2, translated to MEVLPAAGLPELDCNSNCLPPELEVKKLQQLVRRLELQNEQLRASGCSAGPTPGFGLGSPGAFRLHGPLLALRCHSPPEEPFDYFQPHGAGDGASEPGEDEAEPSVLDELELLDLEVLCCPEEEEEETWLYESPKAVELGVDSLSPLQWSRHVLDRPKTEVEAARRSLSLRLEQVSRWRSSLSSPSHSSPGPPLSRVAGVSPIRAPPCSTPLSSERHVPPPSSLSSPAPSLSSPLHRVLHRTLSPVGKEFSPLAERTPTFLPHLANSILRRSVLSPQSSMDSDLGASEDESLTLHGYKLHDLTDVQVMARLQEESLRQDYASTSSTLANRRSQSFTFQLSQLSAGLDLEEEDEEDDEDYGLLPPPQARLTRLPHSHTFSSMRDWRRSTTSLSTPPSTPSTPPLPSAGFAFQPLVPSQLQGLGAGSFCTPEPLGFRSGSDKLRRSMPNLVRAPSMPSVPIPTNPSASPCLLRNSLSFDSSSGLARLQSSIY
- the LOC133933614 gene encoding SLAIN motif-containing protein 1-like isoform X3, with protein sequence MEVLPAAGLPELDCNSNCLPPELEVKKLQQLVRRLELQNEQLRASGCSAGPTPGFGLGSPGAFRLHGPLLALRCHSPPEEPFDYFQPHGAGDGASEPGEDEAEPSVLDELELLDLEVLCCPEEEEEETWLYESPKAVELGVDSLSPLQWSRHVLDRPKTEVEAARRSLSLRLEQVSRWRSSLSSPSHSSPGPPLSRVAGVSPIRAPPCSTPLSSERHAPSLSSPLHRVLHRTLSPVGKEFSPLAERTPTFLPHLANSILRRSVLSPQSSMDSDLGASEDESLTLHGYKLHDLTDVQVMARLQEESLRQDYASTSSTLANRRSQSFTFQLSQLSAGLDLEEEDEEDDEDYGLLPPPQARLTRLPHSHTFSSMRDWRRSTTSLSTPPSTPSTPPLPSAGFAFQPLVPSQLQGLGAGSFCTPEPLGFRSGSDKLRRSMPNLVRAPSMPSVPIPTNPSASPCLLRNSLSFDSSSGLARLQSSIPSPGLLQHRVQSVGNFLSLSRQPLKATAYVSPTIKGSASTGLQPPSGSGGSNSWGNSGIPLFSKSAAGGGTPTSTPGTPRSSLPRPASFLGATSSTPRSKVALPARSLLTPPKSLSTFSALRDGTWRDGCY
- the mrps9 gene encoding 28S ribosomal protein S9, mitochondrial; translation: MALSCARTVGAFLGKCGNCGSMVSLQLSRKIPIRPLSCSSPLLRKNLAAAGPQKFTAEFIEKQVEEFNIGKRHLANMMGEDPENFCQEDVDRSIAYLFPSGLFEKKAQPLMKHPDEIFPRQRAMQWGADGRPFHFLFYTGKQSYYSLMHETYEKIQNLEKHQDRLRAKGLFSQDTKRISLGTSRWLTKDEVDVLLVETISTHDYNRFIQLMERLLSIPYCAGEEEFVLRYRRQLEAQSRKQMVPTLERDDRGVAFSTAEGRRKTSTSSVVLRDCGSGRVTVNGRDYLDFFSVLQDREQLMFPLQFTGMLGRFDLECTVSGGGRSGQAGALRLAVSRALLSFLSEGDVETMRQAGLLTPDPRVRERKKPGQEGARKKFTWKKR